One window from the genome of Apium graveolens cultivar Ventura unplaced genomic scaffold, ASM990537v1 ctg267, whole genome shotgun sequence encodes:
- the LOC141700659 gene encoding uncharacterized protein LOC141700659 yields MNAISWNCRGLGNSRAVRALRDVIKSLRPNIVFLMETLSKTERIKHLCSKLGFDNYWAVDCVGRSGGVAMLWKNNVKCNVVGFGSNYIDAQVMNANDVLWRLTGFYGFPERTRRRESWELLKSIANRSVLPWVVVGDFNDMISMNDKKGTHAHPPALLDGFKQTIEDYRLIELDLMGGKYTWEKCRGKPEWVRERLDRAFATTSWWSLFPLCKLNVHHCVHSDHEPIQLEFYSTEHSRKKFRFRFENIWLKEENFHEEVSAHWRNLNPSHFLSKLVEISSFMEKWGKRFFNKFREKIRKQKELVALFEDCADATRTSRYFEEKKILEDLLLSEELYWQQRAKSFWLQDGDSNSKFFHAYATGRRKKNQIDKLKNENGEVVTK; encoded by the coding sequence ATGAATGCGATAAGTTGGAACTGCAGAGGATTGGGGAATTCTCGTGCAGTTCGTGCTTTGAGAGACGTTATTAAGTCTCTTAGACCCAATATTGTGTTTTTAATGGAAACGTTGTCGAAAACAGAAAGAATAAAACATTTATGTAGTAAGCTAGGCTTTGATAATTATTGGGCAGTGGATTGTGTTGGCAGAAGTGGCGGAGTTGCTATGTTATGGAAGAATAATGTTAAGTGTAATGTGGTTGGCTTCGGAAGTAATTACATAGATGCTCAGGTGATGAATGCTAATGACGTTTTGTGGAGATTGACTGGATTTTACGGTTTTCCGGAGCGGACTCGAAGAAGGGAGTCTTGGGAGCTGTTGAAATCCATAGCAAACAGGTCTGTTTTACCCTGGGTAGTGGTGGGTGATTTCAATGATATGATTAGTATGAATGACAAGAAAGGGACGCATGCTCATCCTCCGGCGCTGTTAGACGGGTTCAAGCAAACGATTGAGGATTATAGATTGATTGAGTTGGACCTTATGGGAGGAAAATATACGTGGGAGAAATGCCGTGGCAAACCAGAATGGGTGAGGGAGAGATTAGACAGGGCATTTGCTACAACATCTTGGTGGAGCTTATTTCCCTTATGTAAATTAAATGTCCATCACTGTGTGCACTCTGATCATGAACCTATCCAGCTAGAGTTTTATAGTACAGAGCATTCGAGGAAGAAATTTAGGTTTAGGTTTGAAAACATTTGGCTTAAGGAGGAAAACTTCCATGAGGAAGTCTCAGCGCATTGGAGAAATCTGAACCCGAGTCATTTTCTTTCAAAGTTGGTAGAGATTTCATCCTTTATGGAGAAATGGGGGAAAAGGTTTTTCAACAAGTTTCGTGAGAAAATCAGAAAACAGAAGGAGTTAGTGGCTTTATTTGAGGATTGTGCAGATGCAACCAGGACGAGCAGATATTTTGAGGAAAAGAAAATTCTTGAAGATTTGTTGTTAAGTGAGGAACTATATTGGCAGCAACGTGCCAAATCATTTTGGCTCCAAGATGGTGACTCGAACTCGAAATTTTTTCATGCCTATGCTACAGGTAGGAGGAAGAAGAATCAGATTGACAAACTTAAAAATGAGAATGGGGAGGTGGTTACTAAGTAA